The following coding sequences lie in one Panicum virgatum strain AP13 chromosome 6N, P.virgatum_v5, whole genome shotgun sequence genomic window:
- the LOC120679928 gene encoding uncharacterized protein LOC120679928 produces MEGKMPAAGPSPASAERRRAAPYDDDDDARDGENAMRDAVVPPQEEEPDHQVPGRSNGGVDGLGTWPVRQDSIPLQNKNQATHGVSDVSEEVAPPQAEQLVLGHGNGGESGISIPQQPQTRYYLVPDEDFHQGWNKLVDVTCENVELRSQLAASQEKHASLREELRQAKEWALTSQAAVALVLLAPLSERRRAGLDEEVTPVCLLCRLSPATVVLRPCEHSCLCRPCSMARRMCPYCHASTTN; encoded by the exons ATGGAGGGCAAGATGCCAGCGGCCGGCCCGTCCCCAGCGTcggcggagaggaggagggcggcgccctatgacgacgacgacgacgctcgAG ACGGCGAGAACGCCATGCGGGACGCGGTGGTGCCGCCGCAAGAAGAGGAACCGGACCACCAGGTTCCGGGCCGCAGCAacggcggcgtcgacggcctCGGGACTTGGCCGGTTCGTCAGGACTCGATCCCTCTGCAGAACAAGAACCAAG CCACGCACGGCGTGAGCGACGTTAGTGaggaggtggcgccgccgcAAGCAGAGCAACTGGTGCTGGGGCATGGCAATGGCGGCGAGAGCGGCATCAGCATCCCACAGCAGCCGCAGACCAGATACTACTTGGTGCCT GACGAGGACTTCCATCAGGGCTGGAACAAGCTGGTGGATGTGACCTGCGAGAACGTGGAACTGCGAAGCCAGCTCGCGGCTTCCCAGGAGAAACACGCGAGCCTCCGCGAGGAGCTCCGGCAGGCGAAGGAGTGGGCTCTCACATCGCAGGCTGCTGTGGCGCTCGTCCTGTTGGCGCCCCTCAGTGAGCGACGCCGCGCTGGCCTGGATGAGGAGGTGACCCCGGTGTGCCTGCTCTGCCGGCTCAGCCCGGCGACCGTGGTGCTCCGGCCGTGCGAGCACAGCTGCCTGTGCAGGCCCTGCTCGATGGCCCGCCGCATGTGCCCGTACTGCCATGCTTCGACTACCAATTGA
- the LOC120677968 gene encoding BTB/POZ and MATH domain-containing protein 2-like, producing the protein MRRSAPFAAGGYTWSILYYHYSAYDANSVDLCLQLETRGVTVTASISFSLLDPTAAMPPWKRTTKATPVEFTNPADSKDYAKLTQLRWRRRRCPRPPNPKVPASDLMDNLGKIYATKDGSDVTYSVEGELFRAHKIILAMRSPVFYAELIHVQDMKHDVFEALLRYMYTDSWPTSGDDLAAADGDDANEMLCGLLMAADRYGVERLRLLCEHRLCKVLNACNVADLLAFADDQHCSTLKDACIEFMVDSEKMKEVVASQGYQQLRSKRPLILVEVLEKSSKFRKV; encoded by the exons ATGCGCCGGTCCGcgcccttcgccgccggcggctaCACCTGGTCCATCCTGTACTACCACTACAGCGCCTACGACGCCAACAGCGTGGACCTCTGCCTGCAGCTCGAGACCAGGGGCGTCACGGTCACGGCGTCCATCAGCTTCAGCCTCCTCGACCCGACGGCCGCCATGCCGCCGTGGAAGCGGACCACCAAGGCAACGCCGGTGGAGTTTACTAACCCCGCCGACAGCAAGGACTACGCGAAGCTGACCCA gctccggtggcggcggcggagatgccCACGGCCTCCAAACCCAAAGGTCCCGGCCTCCGACCTGATGGACAATCTTGGCAAGATATACGCGACCAAGGATGGATCCGATGTCACCTACTCCGTTGAGGGGGAGCTTTTCCGTGCCCACAAGATCATACTCGCCATGCGGTCACCGGTCTTCTACGCCGAGCTCATCCATGTCCAGGACATGAAGCACGATGTTTTCGAGGCCCTTCTGCGCTACATGTACACCGACTCTTGGCCTACCTCCGGAGACGACCTGGCTGCTGCTGATGGAGATGATGCAAACGAAATGCTCTGCGGCCTACTCATGGCTGCGGACCGGTATGGCGTGGAGAGGCTGAGGCTCTTGTGCGAGCACAGACTCTGCAAGGTGCTCAATGCGTGTAACGTGGCGGATTTGCTGGCCTTCGCAGATGATCAGCACTGCAGCACCCTCAAAGATGCTTGTATCGAGTTTATGGTGGAttcggagaagatgaaggaagtgGTGGCAAGTCAAGGCTACCAGCAACTTCGCAGCAAACGCCCTTTGATTTTGGTGGAGGTGTTGGAGAAGTCAAGTAAGTTTCGCAAAGTGTAG